One part of the Desulfonema ishimotonii genome encodes these proteins:
- a CDS encoding hybrid sensor histidine kinase/response regulator, which produces MMTRDASEFQENILIVDDTPANLRLLSEMLSVRGYRVRPVLDGQMALSSVQAFLPDLILLDIKMSGMSGYEVCEALKTNRRTSDIPIIFISAVGEMADKVRAFSLGGVDYITKPFQSEEVIARIETHLKLRRLQLSLQEKNEQLRHEMAGREQMEARLRCVHKMESIGTLTGGIAHDFNNILGVIVGNAELALDDVPEWSPAYLNLQEVVAASLRAKEVIRKLLSFSRHSNSERKRIRLGDVIRESMPLIRSSVAGQIDLQLSIPDEAFHMLADTGQIHQLLINLCNNAGYAMREKGGVLEIGVGYAEADEEKARQFHHLSPGRYVRLTVRDTGCGIDPEIEDRIFDPYFTTQDIGQGSGMGLAVVHGIVRGHNGEILVRSRLGQGSTFEAYFPEAESEASAEPENDPALLMGEERILLVDDEPSIVDIGCQRLKRMGYQVSGHTDPTEALALFRTEPDQFDLLITDLVMPQMSGDMLVKEMGVVRPGFPVILCTGYIERMTEEKIRRLGVCRCIRKPVDKYEFLFTVRQVLDEV; this is translated from the coding sequence ATGATGACTCGTGATGCCTCGGAATTTCAGGAAAACATCCTGATTGTTGATGATACTCCGGCCAACCTGCGGCTTTTATCGGAAATGCTGTCGGTGCGGGGATACCGGGTCCGCCCCGTTCTGGATGGACAGATGGCCCTTTCCAGCGTACAGGCATTTCTGCCGGACCTGATCCTGCTCGATATCAAGATGTCCGGAATGTCCGGATATGAGGTTTGCGAGGCGTTGAAAACCAATAGGCGCACATCAGATATTCCGATTATTTTCATCAGCGCCGTAGGGGAAATGGCCGATAAGGTCAGGGCCTTCTCGCTGGGCGGGGTGGATTATATTACCAAGCCGTTTCAGAGTGAGGAGGTGATCGCCCGTATCGAAACCCACTTGAAACTGCGGCGGCTTCAGCTCTCACTTCAGGAAAAAAACGAACAGCTCCGCCATGAAATGGCCGGGCGGGAACAGATGGAGGCCCGGCTCCGGTGTGTCCACAAAATGGAGTCCATCGGCACCCTGACCGGCGGCATTGCCCATGATTTCAACAATATCCTCGGCGTGATTGTGGGAAACGCCGAACTGGCTCTGGATGACGTACCGGAGTGGAGTCCGGCCTATCTGAATCTTCAGGAAGTGGTTGCCGCCAGCCTCCGGGCAAAGGAGGTGATCCGAAAGCTTCTCAGCTTCAGCCGGCACAGCAACTCGGAGCGGAAACGGATCAGACTCGGTGATGTGATCCGGGAGTCCATGCCGCTGATACGCTCCTCCGTTGCCGGGCAGATCGACTTGCAGCTCAGCATCCCGGATGAGGCGTTTCACATGCTCGCCGATACGGGGCAGATTCATCAGCTCCTCATCAATCTCTGTAATAATGCCGGGTATGCCATGAGAGAAAAGGGCGGTGTGCTGGAGATCGGCGTCGGTTATGCGGAGGCTGATGAAGAAAAGGCGCGGCAGTTTCACCACCTGTCACCCGGACGCTATGTCCGTCTGACGGTTCGCGATACGGGCTGCGGAATTGACCCGGAAATCGAAGACCGGATCTTTGATCCGTATTTCACGACCCAGGATATCGGGCAGGGGTCGGGAATGGGGCTGGCGGTTGTTCACGGTATTGTCAGAGGACATAACGGGGAGATTCTCGTCCGCAGCCGACTGGGACAGGGGAGTACCTTTGAGGCATATTTTCCCGAAGCAGAATCTGAGGCATCGGCTGAACCGGAAAATGATCCGGCACTCCTCATGGGGGAGGAACGGATACTGCTGGTGGACGATGAGCCATCCATCGTGGATATCGGGTGCCAGCGGCTGAAGCGGATGGGCTATCAGGTTTCGGGGCACACCGATCCCACAGAGGCGCTGGCCCTGTTTCGCACGGAGCCGGATCAGTTTGATCTGCTGATCACGGATCTGGTGATGCCCCAGATGTCCGGCGATATGCTGGTAAAAGAGATGGGGGTTGTCCGGCCCGGTTTCCCGGTGATTTTATGCACAGGGTATATCGAACGGATGACCGAAGAAAAGATCCGGCGGCTGGGCGTTTGCCGGTGCATCCGGAAGCCCGTTGACAAATACGAATTCCTCTTTACCGTCCGCCAGGTGCTGGACGAAGTATGA
- a CDS encoding rhodanese-like domain-containing protein: MKKFLCVALAASFIMLCGCTRTVQVNTISGEPQPAMTAADLPKKKQTVPGLYLTAREAYEKWKADPDNIRIVDCRTPEEYMFVGHAPMALNIPKKFLKYQWDAEKKKPVMTDNTHFIGDAKKKLRPGDTIFVMCRSGARSAMTVNALAGAGFKNVYNIIDGFEGDKIKDPGSYFDGKRMRNGWKNSGAPWTCALNPELIYLP; encoded by the coding sequence ATGAAGAAATTTCTGTGTGTGGCACTGGCGGCCAGTTTTATCATGCTGTGCGGATGTACCCGTACCGTTCAGGTGAACACCATTTCCGGTGAACCGCAGCCTGCGATGACAGCCGCAGATCTGCCAAAGAAAAAACAGACCGTGCCGGGCCTGTATCTCACCGCCAGAGAGGCGTATGAAAAGTGGAAAGCCGATCCGGACAACATCAGGATTGTGGATTGCCGGACGCCGGAGGAATATATGTTCGTGGGCCATGCGCCGATGGCCCTCAATATCCCGAAGAAGTTTCTGAAGTATCAGTGGGATGCGGAAAAGAAAAAGCCGGTGATGACGGATAACACCCATTTTATCGGGGACGCGAAAAAGAAGCTGAGGCCGGGGGATACCATTTTTGTCATGTGCCGGTCCGGCGCACGGAGCGCCATGACCGTCAACGCCCTGGCCGGTGCGGGCTTCAAAAATGTTTACAATATCATCGACGGTTTTGAGGGGGATAAGATCAAAGATCCGGGCAGCTATTTTGACGGGAAGCGGATGCGCAACGGGTGGAAAAATTCCGGCGCGCCCTGGACCTGTGCCCTGAATCCCGAGCTGATCTACCTGCCCTGA
- the cysK gene encoding cysteine synthase A, whose amino-acid sequence MNIHPDIRSTIGRTPLVRLNRIAAEAEGELFAKLEFFNPLGSVKDRIAASMIDAAEADGLITPETLIVEPTSGNTGIALAFICAARGYRLCLTMPETMSAERRKLLKHLGADLVLTPGDQGMKGAILAAEVIRAENRNAFMPDQFKNPANPKIHRETTAEEIWTDTEGQADIFVAGVGTGGTVTGVGQAIKARKPGFKVVAVEPAESPVLSGGAPGPHKIQGIGAGFVPDVLDISIIDEVVTVTNEQAFETARTLAETEGILCGISSGAAVAAALEVAGRPSSAGKKIVVLLASTGERYISTELFRA is encoded by the coding sequence ATGAACATCCATCCCGACATCAGGAGTACCATCGGCAGGACGCCCCTCGTGCGCCTGAACCGCATTGCTGCGGAAGCTGAGGGGGAACTGTTCGCCAAACTCGAATTTTTCAACCCGCTGGGAAGCGTGAAAGACCGGATTGCGGCCTCCATGATCGACGCGGCAGAGGCCGACGGCCTCATCACGCCCGAAACTCTGATCGTGGAGCCGACCAGCGGAAACACGGGCATTGCCCTGGCCTTTATCTGCGCGGCCAGGGGATATCGCCTCTGTCTGACCATGCCGGAGACCATGAGTGCGGAGCGGCGCAAGCTGCTGAAGCATTTGGGCGCGGATCTGGTGCTGACGCCCGGCGACCAGGGCATGAAAGGGGCCATTTTGGCGGCCGAGGTCATCCGGGCCGAGAACCGGAACGCCTTTATGCCGGATCAGTTCAAAAACCCGGCCAATCCGAAAATCCACCGGGAGACCACGGCAGAGGAAATCTGGACGGACACAGAAGGGCAGGCCGATATCTTCGTGGCCGGTGTGGGAACCGGCGGCACGGTCACAGGTGTGGGGCAGGCCATTAAGGCCCGGAAGCCCGGCTTCAAAGTCGTTGCCGTGGAGCCTGCGGAATCCCCCGTGCTTTCCGGCGGCGCACCCGGCCCCCATAAAATCCAGGGGATCGGCGCAGGCTTTGTGCCGGACGTGCTGGACATCAGTATCATTGACGAAGTCGTCACCGTCACCAATGAACAGGCCTTTGAGACGGCCCGGACGCTGGCTGAAACCGAAGGCATTCTCTGTGGCATCTCCTCCGGCGCTGCTGTGGCCGCCGCCCTTGAGGTGGCCGGACGCCCGTCATCTGCCGGAAAAAAAATTGTCGTCCTTCTCGCCAGTACCGGCGAGCGCTACATCAGCACAGAACTTTTCAGGGCGTAG